The nucleotide sequence GGTATCTGACCACCTGAAGGGGCATTGTTATATCCGAATAACCAGGACATTTTAATTTAcgtaagaaaatatttaattttgacagTTCTGCATTGCCCGCACGTGTGGGTGTTTGAAATTTTTACACGTCGTAAAAACCGCAATGCCGGTAGGTCAATGTACAGGAAGCTTTAATCACAAATCTATTAACTTGAagaattgttgttatttttaatgttttacccccccccccccccccctttagaTGCCGTCTTTTAaccattttcaacaaaatgaatGGAACAAATGATTGAATGAAACTGACACTGAtaagatatttaaaagaaaCTGACGGTTCGATGTACACAACACTAGCCAATTCTcgaatacatatttcattatggTAGTGTTGAATATTCTTACCAACAACTATTTGACAATTATACTTAAATCGCtaaatgtatatcattttatgataataacttatttatttttcgttGCAGTTTATTTTCAAGGCGATGCGTTACGTTATCAGTCGGATTAAGTGTGTTATCAGTTTTTTCTGCGACGTTAGTACTTTAGTTTGTAAACAATACCTATCTGTATAGCTTACGCGTAATTTGGGGAGTGCGGTAAAATGGACAGTGATATCGAACCAGTGGTTGTTGATCTTGGTACGTGGATGTGCAAGGCTGGATACGCAGGGGATAAAACTGCACAGGCGTATGAACGGACACTAGTTGCCAAAGCACAGGTGCGTGTGGTCGTTTTAGTTGTTGGTCCATggtgtaaattaataaataactattCCGAGAAATGTCAAAGTCGCTGGTCTGATCTATCGAGCTGagtaatatatatacaaaaattaaagaaaaacttCCACTTACCAGGTAAAAGTTGGTACCAGAATCGGttcttttcattctaaatccgccattttgtttgccatgaaacatttttctcacttaatgtttgcatgaaacgaaattacgtcctccccctaGTATAATTACGTGTTTGACTTTATGGATGTCACTTCCAGTGACGGATCCGTGGGCTATTGGTTTAGTGGTAGAAACACTCTACACACCCAAAATGTAACTAATGTATCTATGAGACCGTCAAACGAATATCGATCTAGTTATTAAGACGGCATTTGACGAAAACGACcgcaaaatatatgtttatgttacaTGATTCTTTAACATTCATGTTAATGACATTGCAGATAGCCAATTAATTAGTACTAGTGTAATGTGTGAGACCAaataaacaccaacagatcccttcagggaaaagcatgctcgaccctgaagtggtccactggtctttataacCACTAACTTCTAACAGATACCGggttttgctaatttgcatgTCACTAACCAAGTTTACATACGTATTacgaacgtacttccgttttatacggaatattaatatgaacgcacatccgccgcatacagcggaccgttacactaggCTTAATCATGAAGAATTTTGAACTTTCGCGGCCCTTCGTCAGATCTTGCGTTggcaatgtgtcagccaataagATAGTATTCTAAGACAGATGACCTGACGTACTTCGCTCACTACGCCAAtcaattcttaatcatttaaatgttacttcatgtcatctaacaaCTACTAAAATCTGCgcatatatttttcattgattgATTATAACAGCACACGTCCGGCGAATCTATTGGTGTACACAGGAGTGCAATGCTAGCTAATAACTGTTCGGAAATTtaacgttttcaaaaagtaaattTCCTAAGCTATAGTAAAAGTACACCGGCAGATGTGATGAAGCCGATccgttttaaaacaaaagtaacagCGCGATTTAAACATAATAGGCCTGCGGCCTCGCTACGCTTGCTCCAGattctgtagatcgccaaaatgaaCTCTTAACATAAACGTAGTGGTAATTATAATACATTCCAAAGGTAATATCAATAATTAAGTGTTATAATTGTCAGTGATTTTAAACAACTATATTTCACCCTGTCACAGCCTGATCAGCTATGTTTTGGGACCGCTGCCTTGCAATCCGGTGAAGAACATGAACTGTCATGTCCTATGTCTAGAGGAGCGGTAACCGACTGGGAGCATATGGAAAGGTATGCTACTTGTGCACAAATTTAACTTGAACTGCGTAAggaattgaaatgaatttaaGGAAGAATGCGACACGGATTCACTGGAAAACTTCTCACTGTTTTCTAACAAGTCAAACATCTATCTATTTGTATTCATGTACCGCCTTTAAAAAGTACATTGTAGTTGAATCACCGCGAACTTTATGACATGCGCTGTTTGTTGTATAATATTCGTACAACGTAAGTGTTTGTCACCTTTATGACATGGGCTGTTTGTTGTATAATATTCGTGCAACGTAAGTGTTTGTCACCTTTCAGATTTTTGAACTACGTCTTTAGTAAGGAGTTACGGAGTGGTATCGCGGACTGTTCCATGCTTGTGACGGAGGTTCCAAACAATGAACAGAGCAACAGACATAGTCTTGTTGAGGCAAGTGCTCCTTTGAAAATGTCTATAAAATAGGTAGTGAGACCCTGATTGTACATGTGGGCTTCTTTTTGTGTATCGCGTATAAGAATGACAAGTACGATAGCACGAGTAAAGTGATTTGTGCGAGTATGGGCGAGCCTACACGCTTTAACTTAATTGaaaattttacatgtacatgtacattactaCGCCACCCTTGATATATAACTTTTGGAGCCAACTCAGTAAGATATATTGCGATAGTACTCGGAACGAAACATTTATCCTCTGTTTAATTTACTGCTTAACTGTGACAAGAATCAGCGgcaaaagtgtattttatatatgtttaattcttaCGTCTCTATATTCCAATCTGACTTAAGAGCAGGATCGTACTTGATAATGGCTCAGCGTATAAATTGGTATATGATTTCAAGTAGATTGATCTCTATTCTGTCCATACATGTTACACAAAGTGTATTATATTCTAGGACTAGAACAAATATAATTGCGTGGCAAAATGTCATGAATTTATACATTATCAAAATGCTTTGCTACGCTTgtaaaagtatataattatattgctcACGAATATTGCTCGTATTTTCGAATGTTTTGGCATGTTTATATGTTGCTgatcaatgttttaattgacAACGCATGATTATTCCAGCTcatgtttgaaaagtttaacATCCCTGCTCTGTATCTTACGATTCCGGCGTGCCTGGCCTTATACAGCAGTGGTCGCCTCACAGGTGCGGTTTTGGACATTGGAGGGTCGGTCACGCATGCTGTGGCCATCAAAAACGGTAATAATTGGATCGAAAATTCCAGCACGGATCATGGCCGTCCTTTCCAGTCTGTtaaaaacagaacagaatagtttttttattcacataaataaattgtgacataaaatgcatttaaacaaatcaaactacATAAAAGACATAAGGTAATAGCacaatatttactttgttaaaaatggccgcgaTACGtccacaggcatctgaatcattgtttgtccctaaaatattgtttaaaaccattttgggtacatacaatgagataaacaacacatctgaagatatttagtgtctttgatatacaaaaaagtttcTTCTGTGttttcagatgtgttgtttatctcactgtatgtacccaaaatggttttaaacaatattttagtgacaaacaattaatgattcagatgcctgtggatacgtctacaggaaatgacgattagcgtatactcgtaaaataagtaccattgtggttgttgtttttatgctgtgacatttaatttCGTATTAGCAATTAGTTAATTTTgcttaaacacaaaatatttcgtTCTTATTTTGCCCAATAAAGTTAATTCTGTAACTTttgacttcgtttcgctgtagtagcctctcttgacttcattacacaaaactacgtaacacattcgaattcatacgcgcatttgacagatggtggtaaatttaaatcaaattgaaagcgaaaaataaaaaggaataattaaataggcaggtatataataaatgaaatattacgataaaacgcttttctggtgacctgcatcacgtctcgttcggtgagtaaacataTATCCGTCGAGACAGTGTTTAATACGTATAAAAAACACCGATGAGCTATGCTGTGCAAGAGCCATTGTCACGGCGAAAGCTAGAATAGATAAACACGAAAAATGGGAGAGTATACGTAAGGGTTCCAGCATACAAGGATTACTGGCCGCATAACTACACAGTGATGCCAGCGTGTCAAGAGAAGCCTGTGGAATTGAGGAAGTCAAGAAGTTCCAGGCCGTGTTAACAAATTACCAACTGTACGTGATTTCAAAAACCATTCCAATGGTAAAATTTACAAGGGACCTGACTCGGACAACAAGATATTCTTGTATCACCATGACCAACATTATGACATCATCACGAGTATGCCAGCATTTCTAGGAAGGAGCTATTTTTGTACAGAATGTCAAAAAGGATACGATCACAAGGAGAAACATAAATGTAACAATGTGTGTCATTCCTGTTATAAAATACACGAGTCTAGCAAGGATGACTGGATTCACTGCGCTTACTGTAATCGATTTTTTAAGGGACAAGAGTGTTATACTTTACACAAAAATCAAACTGCCAAGGGAAATTTGACCTGCAAAACCTACCATCGCTGTGTACATTGTTCTAAACTATTAACAGATCCATGTGTAAAGGAAAACATAAATGCGGTGGAAAATACTGTGGCACATGTAAAGACTGTTGAAAAGGAACATCAGTGTTATATGAAGCCAGAAGAGAAAATTGAAGAATCAGATGAACAAGAAGaagacaataaacaaacatatatatttttcgatTTTGAGTGTACCCAAGAAGACATTGTGGAATGCGAAAGCGGTTTTAAAATTGGGGAAAACGGTAAGTGTATTCATTGTAAAAAGACAACATGTGACTCTTTTGAACACATGCCAAATCTATGTTAGCTCATAAAGTGTGTTCGGAGTGAAAACGTGTCCAGCACAAGTGTATGTAATTTGTGTGGCCAGAATGAATTCGTGTTTTCAGGTGTTGATACAATTGATGCCTTTTGTGACTGGTTGTTTTCAGaagatattatattattatatttaaaatatttgtacacaAATGGAATATTACCAAGTGTAATTCCCAATGGGGctaaaataatgtcattgtttgaGCCTAATAGCAACGTCAAGATGATCGATTCTCTAAACTTTCTGCCAATGGCATTGTCCAAACTCCCAAAGATGTTTGGCTTTTCTGAGTTAGCCCAGGGATATTTTCCACACCTTTACAATAAGAAGGAACATCAGACTATTGTCTTGGACCATTTACCTGACTTGACCTATTACAACCTAGATGCTATGGTACAATGGTATaacgaaaacaaacacaatactttcaattttcaatatgaactTCTCAAGTACTGTACATCAGACGTAGACATATTACGACGGAGTGCCTTGAGTTTTAGGCAGGATTTTATACATATTACCGGCGTGgatccttttgaaaaaagtattaCTATTGCTTCGGCTTGTCAGCGTGTTTTCCGGACTAATTTTCTGCAGCAGGACACTATAGGTTTGATTCCATCGCACGGTTACAATCCTGAACAAGTTCAATCTATAAAAGCTCTCCAGTGGCTTAAATACCAATCACATACAATGGATGTACGTATTCAACACGCTCGAAACGGTGGAGAGAAAGTCATTGGACCATACAAGTGGACGGGTATTATGAGGCAAATGGTCAGAACGTGGTTCTTGAATTTCATGGCGATTTTTGGCATGGAAATCCAAAAATGTATGCCAGTTCTACACTCCATCCTGTCAGTAAATTAACCATGGGTGATCTCTATCAAAAGACACtagacaaacaaatatatctagAGGACAGAGGTTACGTGTACCAATCTATCTGGGAATCTGAATTTGAACagcaaatgaaaaacaatcagGAAATGGCTGCTTTTGTACACGACCTAGAACACGTAACGCAGTTACAACCGAGGGATGCTTTTTCGGAGGAAGAACAGAAGCCTTTACCTTGTTTAAGGAACGAAGTCGGGGTGAAACACTCAACTACTATGACGTCACTTCACTGTACCCGTTTATCAATAAAACGGGGAAAATACCATTAGGTCATCCTACCACAATCACTGAAGATTTCAAAGGTATCGACACCTACGAAGGTCTCATAAAATGTAAGGTCCTACCCCCCAGAGGACTCTTTGTTCCCGTATTACCTTGTAAAATGAATGGGAAGTTAATGTTTGCTTTATGTAGGACATGTACCGATACGCAACAACAAGATCCATGTACACACACAGACAGTGAGCGTTGTTTTATTGGTACATGGGTTACTGATGAATTGAAAAAGGCTGTTGAAAA is from Mya arenaria isolate MELC-2E11 chromosome 9, ASM2691426v1 and encodes:
- the LOC128202760 gene encoding uncharacterized protein LOC128202760 isoform X3, which gives rise to MPAFLGRSYFCTECQKGYDHKEKHKCNNVCHSCYKIHESSKDDWIHCAYCNRFFKGQECYTLHKNQTAKGNLTCKTYHRCVHCSKLLTDPCVKENINAVENTVAHVKTVEKEHQCYMKPEEKIEESDEQEEDNKQTYIFFDFECTQEDIVECESGFKIGENGKICSTFDDANNTTAMQRINVGGHDVTETLARTVDARCGTSYSSSLRRLLQMEYLKERVCIYGESTQHTLPDGTAVEVDEEIRNICAMSHYHCQEYGKTQYSTLMMISDLIGRCLYSQNKVRNYRRVGDLQQVMYSYSFSLNAAHCSNINCYSSIV